A genomic region of Pseudomonas sp. MPC6 contains the following coding sequences:
- a CDS encoding class I SAM-dependent methyltransferase — MSSLNQALRAALDHRQDLLAELHQQGTDCYRLFHGSQEGAGGLTIDRYGPQLLVQSFHQPLVRDALLQLHDTVNQHLGLDTLLVYNDRSGGNSRIDREDAVYRADEAALQDLIGHEWGLNYRVRGRHAGQDPLLFLDLRNTRGWVKAHSQDKTVLNLFAYTCAVGLSAAAGGASEVCNLDFAEGNLAVGRENGLLNPQLPGMQFIQSDYFPAIRQLAGLPISQRRGQKLPSYPRLEPRQYDLVLLDPPAWAKSAFGTVDLLRDYQSLLKPALLTTADDGVLICCNNLAKVSMDDWREQVLRCAEKAGRPVREWTVMKPGGDFPSMDQQPPLKTLILQL; from the coding sequence ATGTCTTCCTTGAATCAGGCGCTGCGCGCCGCCCTCGATCATCGCCAGGACCTGCTCGCCGAGCTGCACCAGCAAGGCACCGATTGCTATCGGCTGTTCCATGGCAGCCAGGAAGGTGCTGGCGGCCTGACAATTGACCGCTACGGCCCGCAACTGCTGGTGCAAAGCTTCCACCAGCCCCTGGTGCGCGATGCCCTGCTGCAACTGCACGACACTGTCAATCAGCACCTCGGCCTCGACACCCTGCTGGTGTACAACGACCGCTCCGGGGGCAACTCGCGCATCGACCGCGAAGACGCGGTCTACCGTGCCGATGAAGCCGCCCTGCAAGACCTGATCGGCCATGAATGGGGCCTGAACTATAGGGTTCGCGGACGCCATGCAGGCCAGGACCCACTGCTGTTCCTCGACCTGCGCAACACCCGGGGCTGGGTCAAGGCGCACAGCCAGGACAAAACAGTGCTGAACCTGTTCGCCTATACCTGCGCCGTCGGTTTGAGCGCCGCAGCCGGTGGTGCCAGCGAGGTGTGCAACCTGGACTTCGCCGAAGGCAACCTGGCGGTCGGTCGCGAGAACGGCCTGCTCAATCCGCAGCTGCCAGGCATGCAGTTCATCCAGTCCGACTACTTTCCGGCGATCCGGCAGTTGGCCGGCCTGCCGATCAGCCAGCGTCGCGGGCAGAAACTACCGAGTTATCCGCGCCTGGAACCACGCCAGTACGATCTGGTGCTGCTGGACCCGCCGGCCTGGGCCAAGAGCGCATTCGGCACCGTCGACCTGCTGCGCGACTACCAGAGCCTGCTGAAACCGGCGTTATTGACCACCGCCGACGATGGCGTGCTGATCTGCTGCAACAACCTGGCAAAAGTCAGCATGGACGACTGGCGCGAACAGGTTTTGCGCTGTGCCGAGAAGGCCGGGCGGCCGGTGCGCGAGTGGACAGTGATGAAGCCGGGCGGCGATTTCCCGTCCATGGACCAACAGCCGCCGCTGAAAACGCTGATCCTGCAACTCTGA
- a CDS encoding oxygenase MpaB family protein has protein sequence MEFIRTRIETQIMSLTGLSLGKLDLENPKGDPGLFGPDSVSWQVHGDFSSMLIGGISALMLQALHPLALAGVWDHSNFRQDMLGRLRRTGQFISGTTFGSRKDADWLIEKVRTIHLQVTGTAPDGRPYAASDPELLTWVHVAEVSHFLAAHLRYRNPKLSLADQDRYYAEIAMVAERLGARDVPRSRQAIADYLEHMRPQLLCDERSREVVRLLLNAPAPSRLAKPFGGLMMQAGIDLLPDWASDMLGVNQGPLQRKLIRASVNRSAPMLRWAVRNGSVQRARRRMGL, from the coding sequence ATGGAATTCATCCGCACCCGCATCGAAACCCAGATCATGAGCCTGACAGGCCTGTCCCTGGGCAAGCTCGACCTGGAAAACCCCAAGGGCGATCCCGGCCTGTTCGGACCCGATTCGGTGAGCTGGCAAGTGCATGGCGACTTCAGCAGCATGCTGATCGGCGGCATCAGTGCCCTGATGCTGCAAGCCCTGCATCCATTGGCCCTGGCCGGGGTCTGGGACCATTCGAATTTTCGCCAGGACATGCTCGGCCGCTTGCGCCGCACGGGGCAATTCATTTCCGGCACCACGTTCGGTTCACGAAAGGACGCCGACTGGCTGATCGAGAAAGTCCGCACCATCCACCTGCAAGTGACCGGCACGGCCCCTGATGGCCGGCCTTATGCCGCCAGCGACCCCGAGCTGCTGACCTGGGTCCATGTGGCCGAAGTCAGCCATTTCCTCGCCGCGCACCTGCGTTACCGCAACCCGAAGCTGTCGCTGGCCGATCAGGATCGCTATTACGCCGAAATCGCCATGGTTGCAGAGCGTCTGGGCGCACGCGATGTACCCCGGTCACGACAGGCCATTGCCGACTACCTTGAGCATATGCGCCCACAACTATTGTGCGACGAGCGCAGTCGGGAAGTGGTGCGACTGCTGTTGAACGCCCCCGCCCCCAGCCGCCTGGCCAAGCCGTTCGGCGGCTTGATGATGCAGGCCGGGATCGACCTGCTGCCGGACTGGGCCAGCGACATGCTGGGCGTGAACCAGGGCCCGCTGCAACGCAAGCTGATCCGCGCCAGCGTCAATCGCAGTGCGCCGATGTTGCGCTGGGCGGTGCGTAATGGGTCGGTACAACGGGCCAGGCGACGGATGGGGTTGTAG
- the acs gene encoding acetate--CoA ligase — protein sequence MFDISTFPKADAVRRAANLSQDDYHRLYRQSIEHPSTFWAEQATRFLDWSTPWDTVQRYNLKTGEASWFAGGKLNVSYNCIDRHLEKRGDQVAIIWEGDDPAESVQITYKKLHHNVCRLANVLKSRGVKKGDRVCIYMPMIPEAAYAMLACTRIGAVHSVVFGGFSPDSVRDRILDADCRTVITADEGVRGGKVVPLKQKVDKALLSCPNVSTVIVVERTQGEVDWVEGRDLWYHQALDEVSDDCPPEPMDAEDPLFILYTSGSTGKPKGVLHTTGGYLLQVAMTFKYVLDYRDDEVFWCTADVGWVTGHSYIVYGPLANGATTLIFEGVPSYPSSSRFWQVIDKHHVNIFYTAPTALRSLMREGLEPLKETSRASLRLLGSVGEPINPEAWEWYFNAVGEQRCPIVDTWWQTETGGIMLSPLVSAQRIKPGCATQPMFGVQPVLLDEVGKEIKGAGSGVLAIKSSWPAQIRSVYGDAQRMVDTYFKPYPGYYFTGDGARRDEDGDYWITGRIDDVINVSGHRIGTAEVESALVLHDSIAEAAVVGYPHDVKGQGIYAFVTPMNGTEPNDELKKELLAHVSQEIGSFAKPDLIQWAPALPKTRSGKIMRRILRKIACNELDTLGDTSTLADPSVVQELVDKRLNQ from the coding sequence ATGTTCGATATCAGCACATTCCCCAAAGCCGATGCCGTCCGCCGGGCTGCAAACCTCAGTCAAGACGACTACCACCGCCTCTACCGCCAATCCATCGAACATCCCAGCACCTTCTGGGCCGAACAGGCCACTCGTTTTCTTGACTGGAGTACGCCCTGGGACACCGTCCAGCGTTACAACCTGAAAACCGGTGAGGCCAGCTGGTTCGCCGGCGGGAAGTTGAATGTCAGTTACAACTGCATCGACCGTCACCTGGAAAAGCGCGGCGATCAGGTCGCAATCATCTGGGAAGGCGACGACCCCGCTGAATCCGTACAGATCACCTACAAAAAACTGCATCACAACGTCTGTCGCCTGGCCAACGTGCTCAAAAGCCGTGGCGTGAAGAAAGGCGATCGGGTGTGCATCTACATGCCGATGATCCCCGAAGCGGCCTATGCCATGCTCGCCTGCACCCGGATCGGTGCGGTGCATTCGGTGGTGTTTGGCGGTTTCTCCCCGGACTCTGTACGCGACCGGATTCTCGACGCCGACTGCCGTACCGTGATCACCGCCGATGAAGGCGTGCGCGGCGGTAAAGTCGTGCCGCTCAAGCAGAAGGTCGACAAGGCGCTGCTAAGTTGCCCGAACGTCAGCACGGTCATTGTGGTCGAGCGCACCCAGGGCGAGGTTGACTGGGTCGAAGGTCGCGATCTCTGGTATCACCAGGCGCTGGATGAGGTCAGTGACGATTGCCCGCCTGAGCCCATGGACGCTGAAGACCCGCTGTTCATCCTCTACACCTCCGGCAGCACAGGTAAACCCAAAGGTGTGCTGCACACCACGGGTGGCTATCTGCTGCAGGTGGCAATGACCTTCAAGTACGTGCTCGACTACCGCGACGACGAGGTGTTCTGGTGCACCGCCGACGTCGGCTGGGTCACCGGCCACAGCTACATCGTCTACGGTCCGCTGGCCAACGGCGCCACCACCCTGATCTTCGAAGGCGTACCCAGCTACCCGAGCAGCTCGCGCTTCTGGCAGGTCATCGACAAGCACCACGTGAACATCTTCTACACCGCACCGACTGCCCTGCGCTCGCTGATGCGCGAAGGTCTCGAACCCTTGAAGGAAACGTCCCGCGCGAGCCTCAGATTACTCGGCAGTGTCGGTGAGCCGATCAACCCGGAAGCCTGGGAATGGTACTTCAATGCCGTCGGCGAGCAGCGTTGCCCGATCGTCGACACCTGGTGGCAGACCGAAACCGGCGGCATCATGCTCAGCCCCCTGGTCAGCGCCCAACGCATCAAACCCGGTTGCGCCACGCAACCGATGTTCGGCGTGCAGCCGGTGCTGCTGGATGAAGTGGGCAAGGAGATCAAGGGTGCCGGCAGCGGCGTGCTGGCGATCAAATCCAGCTGGCCGGCGCAGATCCGCAGTGTCTACGGGGACGCGCAACGGATGGTCGACACTTACTTCAAGCCGTACCCCGGCTATTATTTTACCGGCGACGGCGCGCGGCGCGACGAAGACGGCGACTACTGGATCACCGGGCGTATCGACGACGTGATCAATGTTTCCGGACACCGCATCGGCACCGCCGAAGTGGAAAGCGCCCTGGTGCTGCATGACAGCATCGCCGAAGCGGCGGTGGTCGGCTATCCCCACGATGTCAAAGGCCAGGGCATCTATGCCTTCGTCACCCCCATGAACGGCACCGAACCCAATGACGAACTGAAGAAAGAATTGCTGGCGCATGTCAGCCAGGAAATCGGCAGTTTCGCCAAACCGGACTTGATCCAGTGGGCCCCGGCGTTGCCGAAAACCCGTTCAGGCAAGATCATGCGGCGGATTCTGCGCAAGATCGCGTGCAACGAGCTGGACACGCTGGGCGACACGTCGACCCTGGCTGATCCCAGCGTGGTGCAGGAGCTGGTCGATAAACGCCTGAACCAGTAA
- the pgi gene encoding glucose-6-phosphate isomerase, producing MAYYRTPHDVTALPAWQALNDHRQAMQDFSMREAFNADPQRFTQFTLSSCGLFLDYSKNLINAETRNLLVGLANEVDLQGAIKALFDGEIVNSSEGRPALHTALRRPVGDKLSVNGVNVMPEVHKVLNQITDLVGRIHDGLWRGYTEKPITDVVNIGIGGSFLGPELVSEALLSYAQKGVRCHYLANIDGSEFHELTMKLRAETTLFIVSSKSFNTLETLKNAQAARAWYLAQGGSEAELYRHFIAVSSNNAAAVAFGIREENIFPMWDWVGGRYSLWSAIGLPIALAIGMSNFKELLSGAYTMDQHFQSAPFDQNMPVLLALLGVWYGNFWGAQSHAILPYDHYLRNITKHLQQLDMESNGKSVRQDGTPVSTDTGPVIWGGVGCNGQHAYHQLLHQGTQLIPADFIVPIVSFNPVSDHHQWLYANCLSQSQALMLGKNRTEAEAELRDKGVSEEDVQKIAPHKVIPGNRPSNTLVVERISPRRLGALVAMYEHKVFVQSVVWGINAFDQWGVELGKELGKGVYNRLVGKEETPADDASTQGLINYFRGRHRG from the coding sequence ATGGCGTACTACCGCACTCCTCACGATGTGACCGCTCTGCCCGCCTGGCAAGCGTTGAATGACCACCGCCAAGCCATGCAGGATTTCAGCATGCGCGAAGCCTTTAATGCCGATCCGCAGCGCTTTACTCAATTCACCCTCAGCAGCTGTGGTCTGTTTCTCGACTATTCGAAGAACCTGATCAACGCCGAGACCCGCAATCTGCTGGTGGGCCTGGCCAACGAAGTCGACCTCCAGGGCGCGATCAAAGCGCTGTTCGACGGCGAAATCGTCAACTCCTCGGAAGGTCGTCCGGCCTTGCACACCGCCCTTCGCCGCCCGGTGGGCGACAAGCTGTCGGTCAACGGCGTCAACGTGATGCCGGAAGTGCACAAGGTACTGAACCAGATCACCGACCTCGTGGGCCGTATTCACGATGGTCTGTGGCGTGGTTACACCGAGAAGCCAATCACCGACGTGGTGAACATCGGTATCGGTGGCTCCTTCCTCGGCCCGGAGCTGGTCTCCGAAGCGCTGCTGTCCTACGCGCAAAAAGGCGTGCGCTGCCATTACCTGGCAAACATCGACGGCAGCGAGTTCCACGAACTGACCATGAAGCTGCGCGCCGAGACCACGTTGTTCATCGTCTCGTCGAAATCCTTCAACACCCTCGAAACCCTGAAGAATGCCCAGGCCGCGCGTGCCTGGTACCTCGCTCAAGGTGGTTCGGAGGCCGAGCTGTATCGTCATTTCATCGCCGTCTCCAGCAACAACGCGGCGGCCGTGGCGTTCGGTATCCGCGAAGAAAACATCTTCCCGATGTGGGATTGGGTCGGCGGGCGTTACTCGCTGTGGTCGGCCATCGGCCTGCCGATTGCCCTGGCCATCGGCATGTCGAATTTCAAGGAACTGCTGTCCGGTGCCTACACCATGGACCAGCACTTCCAGAGCGCGCCATTCGATCAGAACATGCCGGTGCTGCTGGCGTTGCTCGGTGTCTGGTACGGCAACTTCTGGGGCGCGCAGAGCCATGCGATCCTGCCGTACGACCACTACCTGCGTAACATCACCAAACACCTGCAACAGCTGGACATGGAATCCAACGGCAAGAGCGTGCGTCAGGACGGCACTCCCGTGTCCACCGACACCGGCCCGGTCATCTGGGGTGGCGTGGGTTGCAACGGCCAGCACGCCTATCACCAGTTACTGCACCAGGGCACCCAACTGATCCCGGCCGACTTCATCGTGCCGATCGTCAGCTTCAACCCGGTGTCCGACCACCACCAGTGGCTGTACGCCAACTGCCTGTCGCAAAGCCAGGCGCTGATGCTGGGCAAGAACCGCACCGAGGCAGAAGCCGAATTGCGTGACAAGGGCGTGAGCGAAGAAGACGTGCAGAAAATCGCACCGCACAAGGTGATTCCGGGCAACCGTCCGAGCAACACCCTGGTGGTCGAGCGCATCAGCCCGCGTCGTCTCGGCGCGTTGGTGGCGATGTACGAACACAAAGTCTTCGTGCAAAGCGTGGTCTGGGGCATCAACGCCTTCGACCAGTGGGGCGTGGAGCTGGGCAAGGAGCTGGGCAAAGGCGTCTACAACCGTCTGGTCGGCAAAGAAGAAACCCCGGCTGACGATGCTTCCACCCAAGGCCTGATCAACTACTTCCGCGGTCGTCACCGCGGGTGA
- the panC gene encoding pantoate--beta-alanine ligase: MNTVKTVRELRAAVARARSEGKRIGFVPTMGNLHSGHVALITKACQRVDFVVASIFVNPLQFGAGEDLDKYPRTLAADQEKLLQAGCHLLFAPSVQEMYPDGIAGQTRVSVPQLSEGLCGASRPGHFEGVATVVSKLFNMVQPDLAIFGQKDFQQLAVIKSLVHDLNMPIQIIGEPTVRAADGLALSSRNGFLSEEQRAVAPIVYRTLSSIADAIKQGDRDFPGLISAQIQQLEAAGLRPDYLEIRHAQTLRPATAQDRDLVILVAAFLGTTRLIDNLHLNLDASA; this comes from the coding sequence ATGAACACCGTAAAAACCGTACGCGAACTGCGGGCCGCCGTGGCCCGCGCCCGCAGCGAAGGCAAGCGCATCGGCTTCGTGCCGACCATGGGCAACCTGCACAGCGGGCATGTCGCGCTGATTACCAAAGCCTGCCAACGGGTGGATTTCGTGGTCGCGAGCATTTTCGTCAATCCGCTGCAATTCGGCGCGGGCGAAGACCTCGACAAATACCCCCGGACCCTCGCCGCCGACCAGGAAAAATTGCTCCAGGCCGGGTGCCATTTGCTGTTCGCGCCCTCCGTCCAAGAGATGTACCCCGACGGCATCGCCGGCCAGACCCGAGTCAGTGTTCCGCAACTCTCCGAAGGTTTGTGCGGTGCCAGCCGTCCCGGGCATTTCGAAGGGGTGGCGACGGTCGTCAGCAAGTTGTTCAACATGGTCCAGCCGGACCTGGCAATTTTCGGCCAGAAAGACTTCCAGCAATTGGCGGTGATCAAATCCCTGGTCCATGACCTGAACATGCCGATCCAGATCATTGGTGAACCGACCGTGCGTGCGGCCGACGGCCTGGCGCTGTCGTCGCGCAATGGCTTTCTCAGCGAAGAGCAGCGGGCCGTTGCGCCAATTGTGTATCGCACGCTGTCGTCGATTGCCGATGCCATCAAACAAGGCGACCGCGATTTCCCTGGGTTGATCTCGGCACAGATCCAGCAGCTTGAAGCGGCTGGCCTGCGCCCTGATTACCTGGAGATTCGCCACGCCCAGACGTTGCGCCCGGCAACTGCACAGGATCGGGACCTGGTGATTCTGGTGGCGGCTTTCCTCGGCACCACGCGGTTGATCGACAACCTGCACCTGAACCTCGACGCATCCGCCTGA
- the panB gene encoding 3-methyl-2-oxobutanoate hydroxymethyltransferase, which produces MPAITLTTLQGLKQKGEKITMLTCYDATFAHACNEAGIEVLLVGDSLGMVLQGHDSTLPVTTAEMAYHVAAVKRGNADALILADLPFMAYATTEQAMTNSALLMQAGAHMVKVEGALWLADSIRLLAERGIPVCAHMGLTPQSVNILGGYKVQGRNENQARQMRADAISLEQAGAAMLLLECVPSELAEEITQAVKIPVIGIGAGSGTDGQVLVLHDMLGLSITGRVPKFVKNFMTGQTSIHAALSAYVAEVKAASFPGIEHGFSA; this is translated from the coding sequence ATGCCAGCCATCACCCTGACCACGCTGCAAGGTCTCAAGCAAAAAGGTGAAAAAATCACCATGCTGACCTGCTATGACGCCACTTTCGCCCACGCTTGCAATGAAGCGGGTATCGAAGTGCTGCTGGTGGGCGACTCCCTCGGCATGGTTTTGCAGGGTCACGACAGCACCCTGCCGGTCACCACCGCTGAAATGGCTTATCACGTGGCAGCCGTCAAACGCGGCAACGCCGATGCGTTGATTCTCGCCGACCTGCCCTTCATGGCCTACGCCACCACCGAACAAGCCATGACCAACAGCGCGCTGTTGATGCAGGCCGGTGCGCACATGGTCAAGGTCGAAGGTGCCTTGTGGCTCGCGGACTCGATCCGTCTGCTGGCCGAGCGCGGCATTCCGGTATGCGCGCACATGGGGCTGACGCCACAGTCGGTGAACATCCTTGGCGGTTACAAAGTCCAGGGCCGCAACGAAAACCAGGCGCGGCAGATGCGTGCCGACGCGATCTCCCTCGAACAGGCTGGCGCGGCAATGCTGCTGCTCGAATGCGTGCCGAGTGAACTGGCCGAAGAAATCACCCAGGCGGTGAAGATCCCGGTGATCGGCATCGGTGCCGGCAGCGGCACTGATGGCCAGGTATTGGTTCTGCACGACATGCTGGGGCTGTCCATCACCGGCCGCGTGCCAAAGTTCGTGAAGAACTTCATGACTGGCCAAACCAGCATTCACGCGGCCTTGAGCGCCTACGTCGCTGAAGTCAAAGCGGCCTCTTTCCCAGGTATCGAACACGGATTCTCTGCATGA
- the folK gene encoding 2-amino-4-hydroxy-6-hydroxymethyldihydropteridine diphosphokinase encodes MERIYIGMGSNLADPAEQLRSAVDALAQLPQTELVGVSAFYQSDSLLPGQPRYTNAVAALDSTLPPLELLDALQAIENEQGRERLERWGPRTLDLDIVLFGDRLIDEPRLKVPHYHLQARAFVLYPLAELAPAGLRLADGRCLTELLAACPFVGLERLPPN; translated from the coding sequence ATGGAACGCATCTACATCGGCATGGGCAGCAATCTGGCTGACCCCGCCGAACAATTACGCAGCGCGGTCGATGCGCTGGCGCAGTTGCCGCAGACCGAACTGGTCGGGGTTTCCGCGTTTTATCAAAGCGATTCGCTGCTGCCCGGGCAACCGCGATACACCAACGCGGTTGCCGCCCTCGATAGCACGCTGCCACCCCTGGAGCTGCTGGATGCGCTGCAAGCGATCGAAAACGAACAGGGCCGCGAGCGCCTGGAACGGTGGGGGCCGCGTACGCTGGACCTCGACATTGTGCTGTTCGGTGATCGGCTGATCGACGAGCCTCGCCTCAAAGTGCCTCATTACCACCTGCAGGCACGGGCTTTTGTCCTGTATCCCCTGGCCGAACTGGCGCCTGCGGGCTTGCGTCTGGCTGATGGCCGCTGCCTCACGGAATTGCTCGCAGCTTGCCCATTCGTCGGCCTGGAACGCCTCCCCCCGAATTGA
- a CDS encoding polynucleotide adenylyltransferase PcnB encodes MLKKLFQSFRSPKRHTQHIRSTPEVLNSGQHSLQKAQFSRYAVNIVERLQNAGYQAYLVGGCVRDMLLGITPKDFDVATSATPEQVRAEFRNARIIGRRFKLVHIHFGREIIEVATFRANHPQNDEEEDSNQSSRNESGRILRDNVYGTLEEDAQRRDFTINALYYDPVSERILDYANGVHDIRNHLIRLIGDPKQRYQEDPVRMLRAVRFAAKLNFGIEKHSAAPIRELAPMLREIPSARLFEEVLKLFLSGHAADTFEMLVDLQLFDPLFPASAEALEYNPTYTHTLISDALSNTDLRIKQNKPVTPAFLFAALLWPALPARVLRLQERGMPPIPAMQEAAHELIAEQCQRIAIPKRFTMPIREIWDMQERLPRRSGKRADLLLDNPRFRAGYDFLLLRESAGEQTDGLGEWWTDYQDANDSERRDMIRDLSGKDDGTGAPRKRRRSGGAKRKRAAGAPSAPGE; translated from the coding sequence ATGCTGAAGAAGCTGTTCCAGTCATTCCGTTCTCCCAAGCGTCATACGCAACACATTCGCAGCACGCCTGAAGTGCTCAACAGCGGCCAACATTCGCTGCAAAAGGCGCAGTTCAGCCGTTACGCGGTGAATATCGTCGAACGCCTGCAGAACGCCGGTTACCAGGCTTACCTGGTCGGTGGTTGCGTGCGTGACATGCTGCTCGGCATCACGCCAAAAGACTTCGACGTCGCCACCAGTGCCACCCCGGAACAGGTCCGGGCCGAATTCCGCAATGCGCGGATCATCGGGCGCCGGTTCAAACTGGTGCACATCCACTTTGGCCGCGAAATCATCGAAGTCGCGACCTTCCGCGCCAATCATCCGCAAAACGACGAGGAAGAAGACAGCAACCAGTCTTCCCGCAACGAGAGCGGACGCATCCTGCGCGACAACGTCTACGGCACGCTGGAAGAGGATGCGCAACGCCGCGACTTCACCATCAACGCCCTGTACTACGACCCGGTCAGTGAACGCATTCTCGATTACGCCAATGGCGTACACGACATTCGCAATCACTTGATCCGCCTGATCGGCGATCCGAAGCAACGCTACCAGGAAGACCCGGTGCGGATGTTGCGGGCCGTGCGATTTGCCGCCAAGCTGAATTTCGGCATCGAAAAACACAGCGCTGCGCCCATTCGTGAACTGGCGCCGATGCTGCGCGAGATCCCGTCGGCCCGCCTGTTCGAAGAAGTACTCAAGTTGTTCCTCTCCGGTCATGCCGCGGACACCTTCGAGATGCTGGTCGACCTGCAGTTGTTCGATCCGCTGTTCCCGGCCAGTGCCGAAGCGCTGGAATACAACCCGACGTACACCCATACGCTGATCAGTGACGCCTTGAGCAACACGGACCTGCGGATCAAGCAGAACAAACCGGTGACCCCGGCGTTCCTCTTCGCTGCCTTGCTCTGGCCGGCCCTGCCGGCGCGCGTCTTGCGTTTGCAGGAACGTGGCATGCCGCCCATTCCGGCCATGCAGGAAGCGGCCCATGAACTGATTGCCGAACAGTGCCAGCGGATCGCGATTCCGAAACGCTTCACCATGCCGATCCGCGAAATCTGGGACATGCAGGAACGCCTGCCCCGCCGTAGCGGCAAACGTGCTGACTTGTTGCTGGACAATCCACGCTTCCGCGCCGGTTATGACTTCCTGCTGCTGCGCGAAAGCGCCGGCGAGCAGACCGACGGCCTGGGCGAATGGTGGACCGATTACCAGGACGCCAACGACAGCGAACGTCGGGACATGATCCGCGACCTCAGCGGCAAGGATGACGGCACCGGCGCCCCGCGCAAACGTCGCCGCAGCGGCGGCGCCAAGCGCAAACGCGCCGCTGGCGCACCGAGCGCCCCGGGCGAGTAA
- a CDS encoding sigma-54 dependent transcriptional regulator: MPHILIVEDETIIRSALRRLLERNQYQVSEAGSVQEAQERFTIPTFDLIVSDLRLPGAPGTELIKLGQGTPVLIMTSYASLRSAVDSMKMGAVDYIAKPFDHDEMLQAVARILRDRQSVQVSGEPVAGKASNGAAKPGVDNSNGEIGIIGSCPPMQDLYSKIRKVAPTDSNVLIQGESGTGKELVARALHNLSRRAKAPMISVNCAAIPESLIESELFGHEKGAFTGASAGRAGLVEAADGGTLFLDEIGELPLEAQARLLRVLQEGEIRRVGSVQSQKVDVRLIAATHRDLKSLAKIGQFREDLYYRLHVIALKLPALRERGADVNEIANAFLARQSARVNRTDLRFAADAEQAIRHYSWPGNVRELENAVERAVILCESPEISAELLGIDIELSDLEEDDFIGLAPQQGNSAGNSSHEPTEDLSLEDYFQHFVLEHQDHMTETELARKLGVSRKCLWERRQRLGIPRRKTGVASES, from the coding sequence ATGCCGCACATTTTGATCGTCGAAGACGAAACCATTATCCGCTCCGCCTTGCGCCGCCTGCTGGAACGTAACCAGTACCAGGTCAGCGAAGCCGGTTCAGTGCAGGAAGCACAAGAACGTTTCACTATTCCCACGTTCGACCTGATCGTCAGTGACCTGCGCCTGCCTGGCGCCCCGGGTACCGAGCTGATCAAGCTTGGCCAGGGCACACCGGTGCTGATCATGACCAGCTACGCCAGCCTGCGGTCGGCGGTCGATTCGATGAAGATGGGCGCGGTGGATTACATCGCCAAGCCTTTCGATCATGACGAAATGCTCCAGGCCGTCGCGCGCATCCTGCGTGACCGCCAATCGGTGCAGGTCAGCGGCGAACCCGTTGCCGGCAAAGCCAGCAATGGCGCGGCAAAACCGGGTGTCGACAACAGCAACGGTGAAATCGGCATCATTGGCTCATGCCCGCCGATGCAGGATCTGTACAGCAAGATCCGCAAAGTCGCGCCGACCGACTCCAATGTCCTGATCCAGGGCGAGTCCGGTACCGGTAAAGAACTGGTGGCGCGTGCCCTGCACAACCTGTCCAGACGCGCCAAGGCGCCGATGATTTCGGTGAACTGCGCGGCCATTCCGGAAAGCCTGATCGAGTCCGAACTGTTCGGCCACGAAAAAGGCGCGTTCACCGGCGCCAGTGCCGGGCGTGCCGGCCTGGTAGAAGCGGCCGATGGCGGCACACTGTTCCTTGACGAAATCGGCGAACTGCCGCTGGAAGCCCAGGCTCGCCTGCTGCGCGTGCTGCAGGAAGGCGAAATTCGCCGGGTCGGCTCGGTGCAGTCGCAGAAGGTCGATGTACGCCTGATCGCTGCGACTCACCGGGACCTCAAGAGCCTGGCGAAGATCGGCCAGTTCCGTGAAGACCTTTATTACCGCCTGCACGTGATAGCCTTGAAACTGCCGGCCTTGCGCGAGCGCGGTGCGGACGTCAATGAAATTGCCAATGCCTTCCTGGCGCGGCAGAGCGCGCGAGTCAATCGCACCGACCTGAGGTTTGCCGCGGACGCCGAGCAGGCGATTCGTCATTATTCCTGGCCGGGTAACGTTCGCGAGCTGGAAAATGCCGTCGAGCGCGCGGTCATCCTGTGTGAGAGCCCGGAGATATCCGCCGAACTGCTGGGTATCGACATCGAGCTGAGCGACCTGGAAGAAGACGACTTCATCGGCCTGGCGCCGCAACAGGGTAACAGCGCCGGGAACAGCAGCCACGAGCCGACCGAAGACCTGTCACTGGAAGACTACTTCCAGCACTTCGTTCTCGAACATCAGGACCACATGACCGAAACCGAGCTGGCCCGCAAACTCGGGGTCAGTCGCAAATGCCTGTGGGAACGCCGCCAGCGCCTGGGCATCCCGCGGCGCAAGACCGGCGTGGCCAGCGAGAGCTGA